The Zea mays cultivar B73 chromosome 7, Zm-B73-REFERENCE-NAM-5.0, whole genome shotgun sequence DNA segment atgtgagatccacacaggcctgcatgtatttctttcatcaactctataccttcggttctggataaacacttgagtagcggagcacaaactccatgcttgtacaactccccttctatgatgacatatggacgagctcttgcctctatcctcctgttataagcttcgtcatctgaaaggaattttccctgaaggtaagagatgatctcagttctccaatcttcgctataaacaggagatatattgaggactgctctttcaagaagttccaccaaaggtgcttttattgtttcgaagaacacatccgaaggtaaaggcagcccctgtgctgctgacttagctagcaaatcagcatgctcattttgtcctcgagggatatttttgacagaaaatccttcgaatgaagcttcaactcttcgaaccatatccagatatttttcaagcttcggatctttagccttgcaactcttgtcaatatgacccgaaacaacctgggaatcagttttaagtatggcccttctgattcccattgcttttagcttccgaagacccagaagcaaggcttcgtactcagcaatgttatttgtggaactaaaatcaagttttgccgcatagcaagttttaactttggaaggtgaaaccagcaCAGCAgcagctcccgctccgaaggttccccaagatccatcacaaaacactgtccatgcttcggcgtctttatttgtttcttcctcctgagcccctggcgtccagtcagcaatgaagtctgctaacgcctgggactgtatcgaagatctatgaacatattcaatacaaaattcattgagatctgtggcccattttccaatccttccagtagcttctcggttcctcataatatccttcagaggttgtgaagaaggaacaattatgttgtaagcttgaaaataatgccgaagcttcctggatgccatcaaaatagcatataacactttctctaattctgtgtagtttttctttgacatactaagaacttcagatacaaaatacactgggacctgcctcttgacttggccatcaagcttctcctggaccagtgctgcacttaccgctgagtgcgaagctgccacatataataacaaaggagcccctggcgtaggtggagttagtgctgttagatcaatcaaatactgtttcagctcttcgaaggccttctgctggattggtccccattgaaagacttcggctgacttcagcacttcgaagaatggtaagtttctctctgctgatctggatatgaatctattgagagatgccaaccttcctgtcaacctttgagcccccttttttgtagttggtggctccatccgaagtatagcttcaatcttatttggattagcttcgattccctttgttgaaaccaagcatcctagaaatttccccttctttactccgaagacgcattttttctggattcaactttaagccagcttgcctgaaactggcaaaggtctcctgcaaatcagcaatatgattctcctgtttcgtgctttttacaatgatgtcatcaacataagttagcacattcctgcctatctgagactggagaaccttcgcagtcattctgctgaaacttcctccagcgtttttgagcccctcaggcatccgaagatagcaatatgtgccacttggggttatgaagctagtcttcggctcatcttccttcttcatccagatttggtgatagcctgagtaacagtctagcagactcatgagctctgaagaagctgctgcatcaactaaagagtctatccttggcaatgggaattcatccttcggacaagccttgttaagatctgtaaaatcgatacacattcgccacttgccattggccttttttaccataacagtgttagctaaccattctgggtactttacttctctgataactcctgcagtgaggagtcttttgacttcgttacgagcaccttcggccttatcatcagacattttccgaagcctctgctttctgggtctgaaggatgggtcaacattgagcgagtgctcaataacatccctatttactccgcagagatcattagctgaccatgcaaaaacatctttgttgttgaacaaaaaccttatcaaggttttctcctgctcttcggataattgagagcctaacagcaccttctgctctgctatgtcttcacataagagcataggcttcggctgatctgatgaagctgctttctcccttctaaatttgtactgttcacaagcttcagctccatctatgttatggattgcttttgagtcagtccaattgccttcggcccttctggcagcttcctgacttccatgaatagcgatgggtccttgatccgaaggtatcttcatgcaaagataggcaggatgaagaattgcttcgaaagcattgagtgtgccacgaccaataattgcattgtaagggtattccatgtcaacaatgtcaaacacaacttgcttagttctagtgttgttgatgaacccgaaggttactgacatggtgatcttgcccagtgccacaatctgtcttcctccgaagccacagagaggatgtgtagcatcatgaatcttatcttctggctcttgcatttgtctgaaggccttagcaaatatgatatcagctgcactgcctgtgtcaaccaagacattgtggaccagaaatcctttgataacacaagagataaccatggcatcgttgtgtgggtaatccttgagctgaaggtcctcttgggagaaggtaataggaatgtgagaccatcttgacttgatgaagggtccttgcaccccaacatgctgtacccttctatgtgcttccttcttttgtttcttgttagctggctctgaggacaaaccacctgtgatcgggagcaccagcttcgggtccgaagcagctccagcttggtcgttgaacgaagccatcagctcaaaaagtggaagtgagttcaccggaggtgggcgccaatgttggagacttattctcaagtgctatgaattaagaacaaggcaacataaagtgttaaatgttaacgtccttcgtccatgaaacattattcccttgaggataatgggccttgaacgaaggttgatgaaagaataattacgaagctcaagtcttcgtaataaaatttcaataggtattgtaagatgacataaaataaaaggtataaaagggggaaataaatcatagacgaattatattatatttacttaatatattgaatcatcaaatacgataatacctctgccttggcaaaggttgaattccagaatatgctattgcaattaccagaatccgtgaacagtaaaggaatactgttcactatttataggcacaggacgcagcctgtgatgaattacaagtatgccccttataaaagcttacaacaatgactcagacctttagggactaaaaggtcattctacctttaggtcggtttgtaataccgaagcttctcgaagaggaaccttcggccatcttatacaaacagcttcagccgaagaccgcttcttcctgtaagaccttcggcgacgaagcataggcccaacacctatggtgggttaatttacgttggctacgtttcaattctgtgtactttgatttatattatgtaaatgactctagtctttaatattattacttactctttattgttattcgaagcattgtgctatgatgagtcatttatgtaatcgctatgtacgtgagttctgatcctggcacgtacatggttcgcattcggtttaccttctaaaacctggGGTGACAGGTGGCATAGCAGGAGTGGAGGGCAGCGACGGCTGCACAGCTCTGCGTGCAATGGCTTGCATTTTTTGCTCCTCGTTGGCGATGCGTGTGCGACCATGAGCTCTCGACACAGGCAGGTAGTAGTAGAGCAAGAATTGTAACCTTGGGTTTTCCCACACCTCAAATAGATATAGATATAGGGATATAGATAGATATAGCAAATTCACCAAATAATATAGgggtatagatatagatataataaggggtatagatatagatatagacaTATAGAAGATATAGATAGATAAATAGATATGATAGAATAGATAACTTACAATTTTGTCTAAAAGAAACTAAATCACTGCTAAGTTTGGAGTAGCATATCTTTGGTGAATACTTGCTAGTGAATTGGTTTCCgctatagtatatatatatatatataagtataAACTCTTCTAGGATTATAGTATATATATAAGTATACACTCTTCTAGGATCAATCGTGAGGAGTTCCTTAAATTGTCTTGCGACATGGAGTACAGAAAGAGGGTGGATGCGCTAGTGTTTTtctcgttacttctcggatacttTGCTGCTCATGCACATGGGAAGGGTAAGTGAAAACTATACAGACATGTGTGTGCATGCTTAGATAGATCTAGACAATTTAGAAGATGTTATTATATGATACCGTGTGTGTATCATGGCGAATTGCTAATGTATCGCAATCCCCTGTGTTAAATTACTCAAATAATTTCGAATGTAATTATTCTCGAGGCATTTGTTGGTAATAGAACTCTTATCCTATACCTTCTACTAGGTCATGTCACAGATGATGTCGGTGTTTCTACTCCAGCTAAAGAAGGAATTATGCAAGGAAACGGAGCACGATGTGTTGTAGGGTTTCCTCCATGCAAAGATAACAAGTGCTACTGCTGCATTGGGGGGCGAACTCATGCTCGCTACTCTACGATGGCTGAGTGTAGACATGCCTGCTTCTAAACAAAAATTAAGATCGCTGTTATTATATACATTGTAATGGTAGGTAATGCTATTAATAATATATGGGAATTTTAGTTTTGGTATTATACTTTTTTCCAATTCACAAAATTTAGTCAAAATCTAACCAGTTTTTTAGAGGACTTAAATATAAAGTATATTTCCCTATAAATTTTAATGAAAAAAATATTAGAATGCTTTGGGATGCCTCCATCAGCTCGTGGATGCTGTTGCGGATAGACAACAGTATCGGTATAAATCTCACTGCACAGAATGAGGACGTTTCTAGGAGAACGTGCATTCGGTCACGTTAGCGGAAAAATCCTGAGTAGCAGTAGTTGCCTCCCATATCGGTGTCAACACCACGAATGTTTCGTGCGACACAGAAGGTTTGCGGCTTGCTGTGGCATTAATCCGGCTGCGGCTTGTACAGTATtttgtctctatggattgcagctgcagccgTCTGAACATCTGCAGGTCCTGTGGTTACAGGGCAGCCGAACAAGTCGTTGGTGCGAGGTCGGAGCAGTGGCAACCTGATGCTCAAGGTGGTTCCAGATGTCCACTCAGACAGATGCTAGAGGCTTTTGGATGCGACATGCCTCTTCAGGGGAAGTGGATCCTAAAGCCGATGTTGCCCGCTAGGAGCAGGGTGCTCCAAGCCAAGAAACATCCCAGAAAGGGAAGGAGGTGGCGCCGAACGAGGGTGGATCAAGCGACGATCGCAATAGGTCACCCGATTGGGGAGACTCCTCGCAAATAGTAACGATAAGGTCATTAGGACCTTTTGGGGGCACATGGCACGATCATGAGAGTTAGACTTCCTTGTTAGACTTTCTTTTTTTGCCACATCCTTACATCTATTTTCTCAGCCCTATGACGTCAGCCCCTTGTAGCACCCCAAAAATGCAAACctagaaaatttctcaaactcgctctaaattcaaaatgaattttaaattttgtttcaaaatgttttcTTGCGAGTTGATCTCAACAAAAAAAATATAGTGGTCTGCCTTATCtccgaaattcttttcaaaatatcctacaaatatttccctagtgatcccctcaaattcttttcagaaatactggcTAAATGTTCCACCGatatttctccaaatatttttCTCCTAAGAAATACCCTCGGAATCACTTTTAaaatccctacaaatattttcttaataATTTTCCTTATGCTCATACATATACATACGCCTCCGGggtcatacagtgagctctacaagctaatttcacttatcCATAGCTAATACATGGTTTATCTCtcactaatcctcgcctcctcccactaatcctcgactCCTTCGCCTAATCCCCCACCTTGCCCATTAATAAAGGGGCAAGGGGCCCACTCATGCcatcccaagccatttcatggctacTCAATCCCACTCACTAACTTACTCCCACTCCGACACAAGCACAACACGCGCACAAGGATAATTCGGTTGTTCATTCAATTGTTCGTCCAAATGTTCATAGTTCATTCGTTCGTTCCTCCGATTGTTCGATCATCCATCCGATAGTTCATGGTTCATTTGTTCatccgtccgatcattcgatcgttcgttcgttcgtgtccaaataatctttgtccagcCATTATACTGACAAAATTCTGATCGCtctttcgtccgatcgttcatccgttcgttcatAATCCATGTTCATCGTTCGTTCCTATGAACTATTCATTGTTTGTTCATAatacctattcatcgttcgtccaaacgaactattcatcgttcatcgaataattcataatcactattcatcgttcatcggatCGTTCATCCTACTAACCATCGTTACTTATTATTGTTCATCTGATCGCCCAAatattcaactactcatccatcatgatgATGAGCTCACCTAAAACCTGCTAGACTAATATCTCAGCCATACaaactctggtgactgtgattttccttccagttagAACTTCACgattggtcacccatcccagaatTGCTCTAAGTTGAGAACGCTTAACTTCGAGGTTCTTTCGAACCAGGCTTTCAAAAAGAAAGGCGAACCATGTTTGTACAGATATGTAGCACCCCGAAAATTCAAATctagaaaatttctcaaactcgctctaaattcaaaatgaacttttaaattttgtttcaaaatgtttatttgcaagttgatctcaacaaagaaaatatagtggtctatattctctccaaaattctCCTCAAAAAGACCTACAAATATTTTCCAAGTGATCCCTTCAAATTCTTTCAGAAATATTGCCTAAATATTCCAAATATTTTTGTAGTTTGttcattcgttcgtccaaataatctttgttcagtcgttatgctgccaaaattccgatcgttcgtttgttcattatccctattcattgttcgttcatacaAACTATTTATCGTTCATCGTTCCTTCATAAtccatattcatcgttcatcttTCGTTCATATGAACTATTCACCGTTAAACGGATCATTCATAATcattattcatcgttcatccTACTATACATTGTTACTCCGATCTCCCAAATATTCAACTTCTCATCCATCATGATGATCAACTCACCTAAGACCTACCAGACCAATATCTCAGTCATACAGACTCCGGGGACTGTGATTTTCTTTCTAGTAAGAACTTCCCCTTTGGTCACCCATCCAAGAAttgctccaagttgagcacgcttaactttaaggTTCTTTCGAAACAAGCTTCCAAAAAGAAA contains these protein-coding regions:
- the LOC103632050 gene encoding protein MATERNALLY EXPRESSED GENE 2-like is translated as MEYRKRVDALVFFSLLLGYFAAHAHGKGHVTDDVGVSTPAKEGIMQGNGARCVVGFPPCKDNKCYCCIGGRTHARYSTMAECRHACF